The window AAACACATTATAATTGATATCAGCTCATTCAAAAAAAGGATTTAAGGCTTATGGCGCAGGGGAAAAAGGGCGTAGATACTGACCAGATGATTAAAATCATGACAATAGGCATCATTGCGACGCTTGTAATTGTCATAGTGATAGGTGTTTTTGTCGGACTGAAATACATTATGCCGGAAAACGGGGGAAGCCTGTTTTCTTCACAGGAGGACAACGGGGAAAATTATCCGTCTTCGTATCCCGACAACCCGTACACCCCTTCACCCGGCAACTCCCAGGGCAGTTCACCGGAAACAGAAGGTACAGGTGTAAGGGATTCGGCGGTTGTGATTAACGGCTTCATACCTGACGACCCGGTTTTCAATAATACGGATTTTGACACCAAAACACCTCCCGAACAACCAATAGAAATTGAAAGACTTCAGACTCTTTACCAGGACTCTATTTCAATGAAATATACTGCCATGAGCATAAAGGCGACAGCCGGAAAAGGCCCTCTCGTGATATACTATGATGTTACAGATACCGTCATAGGCCCTAACGAGACTGAAATAAACCCTTACTTCTCATTTTTAAATATAAATGTAACAGACTACAACACCGGCGAACCGGTTGCAGAAGGGGGGTATGCACGCCAGTACAGCGTAGAAGATGAACAGTCGATAAAAATATATCAGGCAGGCGTATTCAGGATCAATATCTACGGAAACGGACTGGACGTCGACCTTAAAGTAAAGTCAGGCATCCCGAAGGATTCAGGTTCGCTGACAGAAATATCCGGTGAAAACACTGTTGGAGAATACCCCGAAGACAGCGTGTGGTGACCATTTAATGCCTGACACAACTGAAAAAATTCATGAAGCCTTCAAAAGCAGAGAACCGGAAAAAACCGGTACAGGAGAATACGATTCAACAAAACTTCAGAATTCTGAAAAGACAAATATTTCGGACAATAAATCAGCTGACCTTATATCGGCCATGAAAAGCACTTCTGATAAAATAAACGGCAGATTAAAATCAGTATCCGGTGCAGGCCTCAAATTAAAGACAAATATATTCAAACAGGCTTCAGGGGAGACAAAAGAAGAAGACAAAATCAAAAAGAAATCCGATCTTAAAACCGTTTTCGGGATGAAAACAAAGAAGGAAACAGAAGCCGGAAAAACAGGCGTCAAACAGAAATTTGACCTGAAAAAATTTCTCGGGTTCAAAACTGATGAAGATGAAGAAGAGCTTTTCCATAAAATAACATGCCCTTTAAAGCCCGAAATAAAGCCGGGACAGATTCCGGACTCATATGAAATTCTTGACACATACTGGCTCAACCCCCCCGAAGCATACGCCGTGATAGTTAAAGACGAAAAAAACAACAACCAGTACCTTGTATTCGAGCCGAAAATTACAGAAAAGGACCTTTTAATACTGGAAGAGACCGATTCGCAGCTAAGATCAATACTCCTGTATGATTCGAAAGTGAAAAAAGAGAATATAAATCTGGATTTTGACCTCGTCGGAAGAATTGCAAAAAGTCTGGACCCTAAAATAAACGACGAGAGGGTAAACGTAATCTATTACTACCTGAGAAGAAATTTCAACGGCTACGGAAAGCTTGACCCCCTGATGCATGACGAAAATATAGAGGATATCACGTGCAACGGACCTGACATTCCCGTATTCATATTCCACAGAAAATACTCGAACCTGCCTGTAAACATCATTTTTGAGACACGCGAACTGAACAAGTACGTGCTTAAAATCGCTCAGAAAGCAGATAAACAGCTTTCCCTTACGGCTCCTCTTGTAGACGCAGCACTTCCCGAAGGTGCACGTGCACAGATTACCTATACTGACGTCGTCTCCTCTAAAGGGAGCTCTTTTACAATCAGAAAATTCAAGGCAGACCCGATGACTCCGGTAGACCTAATCGACTACGGGACATACGACCCCGAAATCCTTGCCTTCATCTGGCTTTGCGTTGAGAACAGGAAAAGTGCAATCGTTGTCGGCGGAACAGCGAGCGGAAAGACTTCAATGATGAATGCGTTCTCGCTTTTCATCCCGCATTTTGCAAAAATAGTCTCAATCGAGGATACAAGGGAGATTCAGATGCCTCACAAGAACTGGCTTCCGATGAAGACAAGGGAGAGCGCCTCTGAATCAGGAAAAGGAAACGTCGACATGTTCTCCCTTCTTAAAACCGCACTGAGGCAGAGACCTGAATATATAATAGTCGGCGAAGTCAGGGGAGCAGAGGCACAGACACTGTTCCAGGCGATGAATACCGGGCATACCACATATTCAACCCTTCATGCTGGAGGAGTGGAACAGGCGATAAACAGGCTTACCACGAACCCTATTAACGTGCCTGTCGCAATGTTCGGGGCTTTGGACCTCTTCATAATCCAGCAGCTCCAGTACATCGGCGGAAGAATGGTCAGGAGGTGCATAACAATAGACGAGGTCATCGCTGAAAAGGGGGACATCAGGTACAACGTCTTATACAAATGGAACCCTGTCGAGGACAGCTTCAGGAAGATCTACACTGATTCAAAAATAATAAACGACATCTCGTACAGCCACGGCTGGACAAAGGAAGAAACGCTGAAACAGATTGAAATAAGAAAGAAAGTCCTTGAAGGTCTTCTTAAGCACGGAGTGAGAAGATCGGACGAGATAACGGCAGTGTTCGACGAATTTACAAAGAGCGGGAAATATGAGTTTGAGGAATAATTCTATTTTAAATACCCTGAATACCGATGATTTCAGGCGCTCTCTAAGTGCTTCGCACCTGCCTATAACGCCGAAAGAGTACCTTTTGATAATCGTTCTGGGGACAATGTTTGCAGGAATTGTCTATGTACTGGCAATAAACCTCATTATTCTTCTTGAACTTGATATAAACCCCATATCATTTCTTCCTCCTGAAATTTCCGCCATACTATTTTTCCTCATAGCAGTCGGGGGAATATTTCTTTTCGCCTACATGTACCCGCAGATGGTCGCAGCCGGGAGAAAGACAAGAATCGAGCTTGACCTGCCGTATGCAATAACCTACATGCAGGCCCTGTCAACCACGATGACTCTTTTTTCAATCTTTAAAAGCGTCAGCGAAGCCGACGACCTCTACGGTGAAGTCTCAAACGAGTGCTCAATGATTGTAAGAGATGTCGAATATTTCGGAGACGACCTTTTAACAGCGATGAGAAATACCCAGGACTGCACACCTTCAGAAAACTTCGCCGAGCTTTTAAACGATCTCGCAATGGTATTTAAGACCGGAGGAAGCATGACCGACTTCTTTGCGTCAAAGTCAGCCCATTACCGCGAGACCGCAATGCAGGAGCTGGAAAACACACTGAAGACGATGGAGATTATGGCCGAAATCTACGTAACGGCCTTTGTCGCGGGACCTATCGCAATAATGATAATGATAGTTGCGCAAAACCTCTCGGGCCAGACCACGGTCGACATGCTTGAGCCCCTGATGTACATCGGCCTTCCGATAGGGGCGAGCGCAATGATCTTTATCCTCTACATAATGATGCCGCCTGACAGTCTCCAGATAAGCAGAAAAGAGACCATCCAGTCCGAATATGCAGATACCAAAATCGATGAGGAAAATATAGAAAAACCTGACGAAAAGTTCCTGAAGAATCTGCAGTCCAAAAAGCAGATCATAAAGATTAAGGATGTGCTGAAAAACCCCCTGAGATACTATGTCTCGGACTACCAGTACGGCCTGATATTCGGTATGCTTGCGGCGGGTGCCACCGCGTACCTTTACATGAACGGCTACATTGCAGAGATGTTCCCGAAGTACACGTTTGAGGTTTTTATATGCATACTTATCTCTGCGTTCATGTTTCCTGTCGCATTTGCATATGAGGCCAGAAGCTGGTACCTGAAAAAATTTGAGTCGCAGCTTCCCGGGTTCTTAAGGGAAATATCCGATATGAAAGACATGGGGATGACTCTTCAGAGTGCAATTCACATAATCGCCCAGAGCAAAATCGGCGTACTTACATCAGAAGTGAAAATCGCTTCCGAAGAAATCAAGATGGGGACGAGCGTCTCGAACGCTCTCTACAAACTTGAAGAAAGAATCGGGCTTGTATCAGTAAAAAGGGCTATATCCCTTGTTATAAAAGCAAGCGAGATAACCGACCACTTAAGGGAAATCCTTGCAATAGCAATAGGAGACCTCGAGCATTTCCTTAAGATGAAAAACGAGCGTTTCGGTGTGTCCTTTATCTATGTCGCCATAATCTACCTGTCGTTCGGCATTTTTCTGTACTCCGCGTACGAGCTTAACGTCTCATTTGTCCAGAGTTTCATGGACTTTGACATAACCTTCAACCTCGACCAGAATATACAGGAAATGTTTCACATATCAATTATCCTCGGGCTTTTTTCGGGAATTATGGCAGGGCAGCTGAGCTCAAACAATGCACTTGCAGGGCTTAAACACAGCATAATCTTTCTCGCTGCATCGGCCGCCCTCTTTTCGGTGATAATACAGGTTTAAAAATCATTCCGGGATGAAAAAAATGAAAAAAAAACTGGTAAACTGCGAGGACGGCGTATCACCCATAATAGGAGAGATGCTGATGCTAAGCCTTGTCCTCATACTTGTATCGCTCTTTGCAGTATCTGTATCACAGTATATCCCTGACGACAGGGAGCCGTCGGTCAACCTGATGATAGGTGACAACACATCCGATAACGGCCAGAATATAACCTTGTGGCACAAGGGAGGGGACACTCTTGCAAAGAGGGACATGAAAGTTATATTTTCAAACGACAGCCTGCGGTACATTGTGCCCCAGGGGAATATCACAATCGACAAAAATGTAAACCAGACCAATTTTATGCCCGGTGACAACATGGAAGTCGGAACAGGGCATAATATCACCGGATTTGATGTCCAGGTAGTCGTATCAAAGTCCGTTGTCTTCTTCGGGAGGGTAAACAATTGAAAAGGCGACAAAAAGACGAAGATGCTGTCGCTCCTGTAATAGCCGGTCTTTTGGTTCTTGCAATCATCGTCACGGCAATGTCGGTATACTTCAACACATACGTCCCGTCGCTTAAGGCCGAAGCGGAAATTGAACACCTCTCAGACGTCCAGAGTGAATTTTTGTCCTTTTCGTCAGACCTTGAAAACGCTGTCTGGAAAAAGTCGGAAGGAAGCATAAGCAGAAACTTTGAGCTCGGCGGGGGAGACGTTTTTCTCTCGTCGATAAAATCAGGAGGGATTCTTTCGGTTGAAAACAGTTCTGAACTCTTCGGGTTTAACGTTACATACGAAAGTCCCCCCGACAGTGAACCCGTAATACCTCAGACGACCCATGATTTCAACTCATCACTTGTAGACTTTTCATATACGCCGCTGAGCAATTTCTGGCAGGACCAGGGATATAAATGGCAGTATGGCTACGTGAACCTTACAACCGAGTACGGGGAAGAGACGCCTTTGCAGTACACAGACATGAAAAAAGTCCTTGACGAAATAAACGAGTCCGGCTTTTTTTCGTCATTTTTTGACCTTGACTGCCAGTCAGAACAGATGTTCGATGAAAGCGGGACCGTCCAGCCAGGTATAAACTGCACCGAAGTTACCCTGAATATAGTAAGCCTGAAACAGGGGAATGACTACTACACCAGTGGAAACGGTGTCGCAGCATTAAGACTTAAAACCAGTATAAACGAATCCAGAATATACAACGCAACTATGGTCAACTTTACAATATACGACTCAGGGGTCTCTGAAATAAACTACACGGTAAATAACAGCATAATAAAAAAACTCAGTTCCCTTTCAGGAAGGGGATTTAACAATGTGATAGTACCACTACCTGAGAATGAAGGCGATCCTTTGGGGATAGAATTCACGTATCCGGTTGATATTGCCATAAAAGAGACGGATATAGAAATATCCGCGTCATGATACTAAATATATCTTTATTTATTTCTCTTTTTGATATTTGCTTTCCTGAAAAAATCAGAAATTTCGTTTTGCATCAGAGACGATGTCTTCGACTGACTTTATCAGTTTTTCACCGGCTTTTCTGGCCTTCTTTTCAACGGATTTTCTTCCACTTTTAGTTCCGATAAGGGTATTTGCCAGGTTCACGACGCTGTCAACAGCTTTTTTTACGGATTCCGCGGCTTCTGATACGAGCCGGTCTATGTCACCATCATACCCGGCATTTGTCGTATCCTCACCGGGTGCTCCTGAATTTTCCGAATCTTCGCTTTCGTACGAGACAGGGATATAGGCTTCTTCCGGCTTGTCGTTTTTTTCAAGGGGCTTTTCATTATCTTTCAAAGGCGTGTCGTCAATCCAGACTCCCTTTTCAAAATGTCCCTTTTTTTCTTCCATATCAGAACTTTTTCGGCGCTTTTGTATAAATAGATATTAGTCGGCAAAAGGCATACCTTTGATACGCTGCCATCAGAAGGTATGAAACTGCAATTTTGCGGAAAAAAAGCACAGGATAAAAATCTCATATCCAAAATACCCGGAAAAGGTTAAGATTTAAAAAAAGGCAGGAAGAAATGTTTTTTGTCCGGTAACCGTTATTTTAACGGATGAAGACCGGAGCACAGACATCCCTTTTTGCGTCATCAACATAACTTACGGAGACATCAACGCCATAAGCTTTCTTCAGGTTGTCCTTTGTTATAACATCGCATGCATTACCGATTGCTATGAACTTTCTGTCATGCATGACGGCGACCTTACTTGATATCATAAAGGCATGGTCCGGAAAATGAGTACTCATAATTATTGCTATCCCTTCATCCGAAAGTCTGCTTATGGCCTTTAAAACACGGAACTGGTTTCCGAAATCAAGGTGGGAAGTAGGTTCGTCAAGAATCAGAATCTTTGCCTCCTGGGCGAGGGCACGTGCAAGCATAATCATCTGTCTTTCACCGCCGCTTATCTCGTTGATGTTTTTGTCCATAAGGTAGCCCACACCTAGCTTTTCGATGGCTTTTTTTGCTATTTCAACGTCCTTTTCAGCAGGCGAGGAGAGAAAAGAGAGATGAGGAGACCGGCCCATAAGGACAAAATCAAGGGTGGAGAACGGGAAAACAGTTTCATGGCCCTGAGGGACGTATCCTATAACCTTTGCAAGGTCCGGCAGTGAGTAGTCGTTTATATCTCTCTCCATTATGCTGATTGAACCGGAACGTACACTGTAAAAATTAATAAGGCATTTTATCAGCGTTGACTTTCCTATGCCGTTTCTACCGAGAATCGAGATTATGTCCCCTTTCTCAAGTGAAAAAGAGACGTTATCGAATATGTTCTCTTTGCCGTCATATGAAAAGGAAACGTTTTTTACATCAAGTATCACAGCCATCCCACCTTTTTCCTTGTCAGGAGATACGCAAAGAAAGGAGCTCCTATAAGAGCCGTGAGAATTCCTATAGGAATCTCGGTTTCAATCAGAGTCCTTGAGATGTCATCTACTATCAGGAGGTATGATGCACCGAGAAGAATTGATGCGGGAATAAGCTTTTTGAAGTCAGGACCTACGAGCATGCGGGCAATGTGCGGGATTACAAGGCCTACCCAGCCGATTATGCCTGAGATACAGACGCATGACGCGGTGATTACGGTTGCACACAGGATGATTACTCTCCCCAGGTTTTTCGTGTCTACACCGAGTGCACGTGCCTCCTCCTCGCTTACGGAAAGTATGTTTATTCTCCACCTGATAAGGTAAAGCACAAATCCCGCTATTAATATCGGGGGTGCGACAGAAAGAACGTCTGACATTGAAACAGACGAAAGGCTTCCCATAAGCCAGAATACTATCGCAGGGAGGGTATCATACGGGTCCGCTACATATTTGAGGGCCGACAGGAGAGCTGAAAACAGGGCGCTTATGATTATTCCCGATAATACCAGGACAAGAGTTCCCGAACCCTTGTACGCCTTTGCGATAAGACATGTCAGTGAAACCGCTGCAATCGCAAATACAAAGGCCGATACCTGGGTCATAAAAGACCCTGCATAGAGAAGTATTGCAAGGGCGGCACCAAAACCCGCACCTGATGCAACACCAAGAATGTCAGGCGATACAAGCGGGTTTCTGAAAAGGCCCTGGTATGACGCTCCGGCAATAGAAAGGCCCGCACCGATGAGCATTGCGGCAATCACCCTGGGAAGCCTTATCTGCATAATTACAGTTTCATTTATCGAATTGTATGTATTCTGAAGATTCAGGAAAGGAAAAAAGGTATCGGCAGTCTTCCCCGCAAGAACAGTCATTACATCCGAAGGGTCCATCATATATCTTCCCCAGAAAAGAGATATGAAGAATAAAAGGAACGGAACTACGTATATAGTGGCCTTTTTTAAAATATCCTTAACCCTTTCATCCAAAAAAAACGTGGATGAAATTCTTTTCCCGGTTATTTCAGCAGGGCATATCTCCTTTTTATTTTCATTTTTGTTCATCCGTAAACAGCCTCTCAATGACAATATCTGCTCATATTTTCTAATCGGAAAATTTTGTTTTTGTTGACTTCGCCTGACAAAAAAATTCAGGCTTTTTGGAAAACCTTTTATTTCCGCACAAATCCCGGCAGAACTGACCGTCCGGTGGGGTTTATGTAAAATAAAAGCAGAAATATGCCGGTTTTATCTTTCAAATCTTCCGGATTATTAATTTTCACTGCATTGTATATTTAATTATTGAAAAAAGTAAAATTAATCATGTTAACTTAACTGCGTCCTGAAAAACCGCTGCTCACCTGTAAATACCAGTCAACAGAATTCACCGATCATCACTTTCACGATGAACCGGATACATGTGGTATATCCCTTCGCAAAGGAATGAAATACAGCTGTTAAAAGTCGTATTCTTCCGGCGGTTATAAACAGGCATTGATATGTTGCTTTTGTACTTTGAATGCAGATGAATGCAAACTGCCAAAAAAAAGATTTTTGTTTTTTTTATTAGGAATAATTACAGTACTGCAAGCACTGAAACCATGTTGTGGGCGAATACAAATGCATACCACAGGATTATTGCGGCAAGCGCTATTGTCCCGGAATTTTTAAGCCTCGAATTTGAGTAAACCACTGCAAAGGCAATAATTGCAAAAACGGCCGACTTCACGGCTATATGAAAAATTTCCGTTCCTGCAACAGCCTTCATGAATATATTCAGTTCATAGCCGCCGTTCGAAAGGATGAACTGTGTAGTTGCGACATCAAGGCTGAAGAGGACAGCCAAGACTATAAGACCGCCTGCAACTGTAATGCTGAATCCTCCGGGATTATACAGGGGAGGACTTCTGATAGGCCATTCCATCTTTATCACGCCGTTCATGCAATATTTTTCCTGCACGGTGATTGACTACATAGCATATCAGATATAATCTTTTGCATTGCAGAAAAAATTTGCATAAAATAATCCAGGCTAATAATTACACAGTGTGAAAAAAATTAATCAGGTGCATATTACTGGCGTTACTAATCAAAAAGCGTAATCACTGCAAACAATTGAAGTTCAAATATATTTTAACCAACGCCCGAAATCAAATAGTATTATTTAAATAACGTATATTAATATCCGCACATTGATTTTGCAGAAATGTTATATACAGGAAATAAATTTAACAGGAAGAAGAGTAATTAACCTAAATTGATTAATTTAAGCCTAATATTAAGTATTATTCTAATTACATACTTAAACTGATGCGGTAATGCATCATTTTTGGTGAAACATAATGAATTCTGAAGACGCAGTCTCACCCGTTGTGGGAGTCATGCTGATGCTTGTCGTGACTATAATCATAGCAGCGGTTGTGAGCGGTTTTGCGGGCGGACTTATCGGTTCACAGGATAAGTCGCCGACGCTTTCCATGGATGTTACAATTGCAAACACGGGAAGCTATATAGGAAGCGGGTTTACTGCAACCGTTCTTGGTGTAAGTGAACCCATAAGTACTTCAGACCTGAAAGTTGTCACATCATGGTCAACGACTATGAAGGACAACACTGATCCTGGTCTTACACAGGCTCAAAAAAATATGGCCAATGGTGCTATCTTCACAGGTGGAAGTACCAGCCTTCCAAACAGTGCAAATGTAATATGCTGGGCAGGAATGAAGACAAATGCAATTACTAACTGGTCAACAGCACCTTTCGGTATTGGTGTAGGCATAAAAAACACTAACAGTGGTGACCCCATGGGAAACGCATCCAAAAGTTCCATAAACTCAACTAAAACCGGATGGTTTGGGCAGTACACATTAAAGGAAGGCGTAAGCATGTACGCTTATCCGTATGGAAGCAATTCCGGGATGGCAGTAGGGGGAGTTTCCGGAATGGCTGCCGACAGCGGCTACAACGGTGTAACACAGTACGCTTACACATTAGGACAGTATAACACAGGTCAGGCCGACCCGGTGCAGGCAGTTCTTGGATCCGGCTGGGAGCAGTTAAGAGCCGGAGATACTGTAAATGTCAAAATAATATACACACCGACGGGTGCAGCAATTTACAACAGCAACATAGCAGTGGAGGACTAAAAATGATGAAAAATAATGATTCGGCTGTGTCACCTGTTGTAGGTGTTATGTTAATGCTTGTTGTAACGATAATCATCGCAGCGGTTGTAAGCGGGTTTGCAGGAGGATTTGCACAGGGGCAGACAAAGGCGCCCCAGGCTACGATACAGGGAGAGTTCAGCACAACATCAGGCCTTAAAATCATCCACGCAGGTGGAGAGGCAATACCAACGACCGACATGGTAATAACCTTGAAAAACGGTCCAACGTTCGGTTCAAACCTTGAGGCAATGTCAACAAATGCATTAAACCTTGCAACAGTTACTGATTCAAACAGTGTACCTGTACAGTACTTTAACCCGGAGACAGGTGCTGTTGACGGTTACAACATTACATCGTTTAATCCCGGAGATACATTCTACGTAAATATCGCAAATTGTGACCCTGAAAAACTTCAGCCAACCGTAGCACCTTACGATGGAAAGAAAGGCTACAAAGTTAAATTCGACGGGACACATTACACATATGATGGATTTAAAACGTCATTCTGGAATTTATGCTTTGTAAATCAGGAAAACATAGGAAAGTCATTTTATCTTGATGTCAATGACAAAAGCAGTGGGACCCTCATATCACGTGCTGTTGTTACGATCAAAGGATAAGCATAAATTCAACCTTTCAACACCCTTTTTTTACAGGACAAAATTCGATGGAAAAAAGCAAATTTTAAAAAAATAATGATTTTTATTAAACTTTATAGTAATAAGACCCGTTGGCACAGTTTTTGCAGAGAACCTCTCCGTCGGGTGTTACAACTTCCTTTGAGTCGCGGACTATCTCATTGCACCTGCTGCATTTGACCATGCCGACCGTAAACCCCGGAAGGTCCGCATTTCGGAATGTCAACCTTCACCTTTTCGATACTGAAAAGCTCTGACTCAGGCGCGTCGATAAATACCTTCGGGTCGTCCTTCATTCCTTTCTGGCCTGCACCCTTCTCCCTTTTTGGTGACGTTACAGATACCCTTACGGCGTCCTCGGTGTCCATGTTTACATACGTTGCCGCAAAAGATACGGGAATTCTGAAAATACGAATACGATAAGTAATTTTTTCATCTATTCAGTATATTTATTAAAGATGAACTTTGGCAGCTTAGGTCCGAAAGAAGCAAAAATTCCCATATGGCTAGCATTTCTCAGTGCAGTGCTCTTTATAATATCAGGAATCGACTATTCGCTTACAGGAGTTTCTACAGGATATGTACTCGTCATAATAGGTCTGATTGTAGGAATCTCAGCCGCAAGAATGAAAAAAGGCAGTGCAAAAAATGCAGGAGACTCCTCACTGACAATACTTTTCTTCGGAATACTTAACATAATATCGTTTGTATTCATACTTTCCGGTGGATCAGGCGGTGGAATTGCGTTTTATTCAGGGCTGATTGCAGGTCTTGCCGCAGTTTTCGGCGGGTACCTGGGATACGCCGCTTCAAAGAGCAAAAACGCTTAAATCAGTATGAGTGTTTTTAACAGAGTCTCCCCCCGGGTAAAATTTATCATAAAGAAAAATAATGCCGGCCCGAAAAAAAGGAGTAATCTTTTTTTAGACTGGAACCAGTGATATGCATTAACCGGATTTTTATGCAATACCTGAAAATTTATAGCTGAAAAAAGGATTTTTTTAATGTATATTCCATGCGCATTCCGTATATGCATGATAAATATGTGAATCTTATCGATACGTTTAAATTCGAAAAAAATGCTGTCTATGTATGGCATTTGATTTTCCCGAAAAGGTGAAGGGTTATCTGTTAAACCCTGTCGAATCGTTCAAAAATTCGCGTGACGAAAGTTTCGGTGACGCTTTCAAGTATTTCCTGATTACTTTTGTAATCTATGTCGTTCTAAGCGCCATACTTCTCATGGCCGGGGTTTCAGGTCTGAATATGATCCCCGGATTCGGAGCTGCTTCAGCGGTATTCCTGATTGTACTGATACTTGTATTAGGCACCATAGGATTTTTTATAACCGGAATTATAACACACATATTCGTCCTTATTGCCGGGGGCAGAAAAGACCTTACACAGACCTATAAGGCAGTCGCATATTCACTTACACCGTCAATGCTTATCGGGTGGATACCAGTCATAAATTTTATAGCAGGAATCTGGTCTTTAATTCTCGAAGTTCTGGCAATACGTGAACTTCATGAAATCTCGACCGCAAGGGCAATAATTGCAGTATTTCTGCCTATAATCATAATGACAATTCTTGTATTCCTCCTTGTGGGATTCCTTACGATTGCTGCCGTAAGCGCAATGTAAGAAATATTTAAAATTTAAAGCAAAATAAAAAAAACATGTTTCGGCCGGAGGGATTCTCTCACCCGGCTTTTCTTTTCCTCAGGCCTTCAAAATAAGGCTGAAAATTTACTGTTTCCCGAAAAAGTCAGGGACAATTATATATATTATATAATGTGTTATAATCCTGCATGAGTACCTTAGAAAAGGTAAAGGGTTTTATAGTGAAGCCTACCGAGACTTTTTTGGCCTACAAAGACGAAAGCCTTGGGAAAGCCTACCAGTATTATGTGATTCTTCTCATAATATTTTCAGTACTTTACGGTATCGTATCAATTGCAACAGGTTTAAACTCGTTCAGCGAAGCAGTATCCATTGCAGGCAACTCAATGGGGCCGCAGTTTGGTGAGGCATTGTCAGCATTCAGCGGTTTTGCAACCACAATGAACATATTCATCATCTACCTGATGTTTGTCCTGAGCCTGTTCACTATCTTTCTGTCCGGGTTTATGATTCACTGCTTTGTTCTGCTCTTTGGAGGAGAAAAAGGCTACAGAATGACCTTTAAATCGGTATTCTATGCAAGCACACCGGCACTTCTTCTCGGGTGGATCCCGTTTGTCAACATAATCGCCTCAATATGGTACCTGATACTCCAGATAATAGGAATTAAGGCATATCACGAAATTTCAACAGGAAAAGCTGTTGCTGTCGTGCTTGTCCCGATAATACTTATTATCATAGGAATAGTCCTTTTCGGGGCTGTAATTGCGACATTTCTCTCTGGTATGATGTCCGCTGCCGGAATGCACCCGTGGTAAGTCCAAAAAACAACCTAATTTTTCCGGCATCATTTCCACTTTTTTTAATAATTAAACAAAGGTTTAAAAAACAATAAAGTATATATTGCAGGACCGGGATAAACGGGAGAATCTCTTGTAGCTTCTTCCCTCCTGAAGGTGTGGAGAATGAAAAAATCAGGCTTTTTGTTATTTATTGCAGCAGCCGTGTTATGCATAACAATGTGTACCCCGGCATCTGCTGTTCTTCTGGAGGAAAAATA of the Methanomicrobium sp. W14 genome contains:
- a CDS encoding type II/IV secretion system ATPase subunit, with amino-acid sequence MPDTTEKIHEAFKSREPEKTGTGEYDSTKLQNSEKTNISDNKSADLISAMKSTSDKINGRLKSVSGAGLKLKTNIFKQASGETKEEDKIKKKSDLKTVFGMKTKKETEAGKTGVKQKFDLKKFLGFKTDEDEEELFHKITCPLKPEIKPGQIPDSYEILDTYWLNPPEAYAVIVKDEKNNNQYLVFEPKITEKDLLILEETDSQLRSILLYDSKVKKENINLDFDLVGRIAKSLDPKINDERVNVIYYYLRRNFNGYGKLDPLMHDENIEDITCNGPDIPVFIFHRKYSNLPVNIIFETRELNKYVLKIAQKADKQLSLTAPLVDAALPEGARAQITYTDVVSSKGSSFTIRKFKADPMTPVDLIDYGTYDPEILAFIWLCVENRKSAIVVGGTASGKTSMMNAFSLFIPHFAKIVSIEDTREIQMPHKNWLPMKTRESASESGKGNVDMFSLLKTALRQRPEYIIVGEVRGAEAQTLFQAMNTGHTTYSTLHAGGVEQAINRLTTNPINVPVAMFGALDLFIIQQLQYIGGRMVRRCITIDEVIAEKGDIRYNVLYKWNPVEDSFRKIYTDSKIINDISYSHGWTKEETLKQIEIRKKVLEGLLKHGVRRSDEITAVFDEFTKSGKYEFEE
- a CDS encoding type II secretion system F family protein, translating into MSLRNNSILNTLNTDDFRRSLSASHLPITPKEYLLIIVLGTMFAGIVYVLAINLIILLELDINPISFLPPEISAILFFLIAVGGIFLFAYMYPQMVAAGRKTRIELDLPYAITYMQALSTTMTLFSIFKSVSEADDLYGEVSNECSMIVRDVEYFGDDLLTAMRNTQDCTPSENFAELLNDLAMVFKTGGSMTDFFASKSAHYRETAMQELENTLKTMEIMAEIYVTAFVAGPIAIMIMIVAQNLSGQTTVDMLEPLMYIGLPIGASAMIFILYIMMPPDSLQISRKETIQSEYADTKIDEENIEKPDEKFLKNLQSKKQIIKIKDVLKNPLRYYVSDYQYGLIFGMLAAGATAYLYMNGYIAEMFPKYTFEVFICILISAFMFPVAFAYEARSWYLKKFESQLPGFLREISDMKDMGMTLQSAIHIIAQSKIGVLTSEVKIASEEIKMGTSVSNALYKLEERIGLVSVKRAISLVIKASEITDHLREILAIAIGDLEHFLKMKNERFGVSFIYVAIIYLSFGIFLYSAYELNVSFVQSFMDFDITFNLDQNIQEMFHISIILGLFSGIMAGQLSSNNALAGLKHSIIFLAASAALFSVIIQV
- a CDS encoding type IV pilin N-terminal domain-containing protein; translated protein: MKKKLVNCEDGVSPIIGEMLMLSLVLILVSLFAVSVSQYIPDDREPSVNLMIGDNTSDNGQNITLWHKGGDTLAKRDMKVIFSNDSLRYIVPQGNITIDKNVNQTNFMPGDNMEVGTGHNITGFDVQVVVSKSVVFFGRVNN
- a CDS encoding flagellin; this encodes MKRRQKDEDAVAPVIAGLLVLAIIVTAMSVYFNTYVPSLKAEAEIEHLSDVQSEFLSFSSDLENAVWKKSEGSISRNFELGGGDVFLSSIKSGGILSVENSSELFGFNVTYESPPDSEPVIPQTTHDFNSSLVDFSYTPLSNFWQDQGYKWQYGYVNLTTEYGEETPLQYTDMKKVLDEINESGFFSSFFDLDCQSEQMFDESGTVQPGINCTEVTLNIVSLKQGNDYYTSGNGVAALRLKTSINESRIYNATMVNFTIYDSGVSEINYTVNNSIIKKLSSLSGRGFNNVIVPLPENEGDPLGIEFTYPVDIAIKETDIEISAS
- a CDS encoding ABC transporter ATP-binding protein, translating into MAVILDVKNVSFSYDGKENIFDNVSFSLEKGDIISILGRNGIGKSTLIKCLINFYSVRSGSISIMERDINDYSLPDLAKVIGYVPQGHETVFPFSTLDFVLMGRSPHLSFLSSPAEKDVEIAKKAIEKLGVGYLMDKNINEISGGERQMIMLARALAQEAKILILDEPTSHLDFGNQFRVLKAISRLSDEGIAIIMSTHFPDHAFMISSKVAVMHDRKFIAIGNACDVITKDNLKKAYGVDVSVSYVDDAKRDVCAPVFIR